AGCCTAGGCCCTTTGGCCGTGGCGCGCGGCTATTCGCCGGGCACGATGCTCGGCGCGAGGATGGCCTCGAGATGCTCGGGCCGGTCGCGGTTGGCGTGAGTCAGGAATTCATCGGCGATGCCGCGGAGCTGCTTGCTCAGCACGCCGGCCACGACCGCGGTATCGAGCTTGGTGCGGTTGCGCACGATCGCCTGCACGGCGTTGATGTGGTGGGCAATCAGCTGCTGCGGCACCGCGGCGAGGTCGGGAGCGTGCTCGATGATGCGGCACAGGCTTTCGGCCGCCGCGGCCGCCGAGGGATAGCCGAATGTCGCGGCGTCGCCCTTGATGTCGTGCGCGGCGCGGAACAGCTCCTCGCGCGTCTTGTCGTTGAAGCCCTCGCGCAGCACCG
This Bradyrhizobium sp. CCBAU 53421 DNA region includes the following protein-coding sequences:
- a CDS encoding Hpt domain-containing protein, whose protein sequence is MAKDKPGTIEVKSFGTHHVITQPNPLRKMLLRVPESDLDDPVGRAEKALAGLSGEFKEWMTIEADRLSAAHATVLREGFNDKTREELFRAAHDIKGDAATFGYPSAAAAAESLCRIIEHAPDLAAVPQQLIAHHINAVQAIVRNRTKLDTAVVAGVLSKQLRGIADEFLTHANRDRPEHLEAILAPSIVPGE